CCCGGGCCATCGGCATCCCGTTGACCCCGCGGAAATGGGGACTGAAACGGCTCCACCCGAACTGGCGCTCACGACCGCCGTCGAGCAACTGACCATCAACAAGGATGCTGATGATCTTGGGACCTCCATCGAGAATGATGGTCACGTTGTGAACCACATCCTGGCCGAGAACACCATCCTCGGTCTTCCAGGACGCATGGGTGCGACCATCCGAAAGCAGCATGCCGAATCCCCCCTTCGGATCGACCCTCAGTATGATTCCCCGCCAATCCGGCGCCCGCGAATCGAGGAGAACGAGGGTTCCGTCGGCCGCCGGCCGACGGATCTGAAAACCAATGCTGACCCCCCTGCGAAAATCGCCGGTTCCGTGATCGGGACGGCTGACATCCCGGCCGAGGAAATCCGGCAGTTCCGGCAATGCCACCTCGTGCTCACGACCGCCGTCCAGGGAGAGATCAAGAACCCGCCCCCGGGCACAGTCCGCCGGCGCCTCGAACTGCCCCCAGAGCCCTTCCACCAATTCGCGGCTGACCTCATGAATTCGCGGAAGATGCTTCTGCGTTTCCGAGAGATAAAAGCGCCCGTCCTCCTCCAGCAGGTCCGGGTAGCTCATCCGCACATAGGGATCGTCATCATAGAGCACAATCTCCGGCTGACTCCAGTCGATGACCAACCCGTCCGACGTCTGCCGTTCGACCCCGCCGCAAAGCCAGACCGGATTGCGATCATCATACCAACGCCCACCATGGTTGTGGAACCAATACAGGTATTTCCCGTTCGCACACTTCCAGGCGAAATTGGCCGCCCGGGGATGTCTCATCAGGCGACCGTCCGGGTAGGCCATGTAGGCCGGCTCCGACCAGGTTCGCCCCCGATCCCGACTGGTTGCGCAGACGGGATGCCCGTCGACCGAGCGGTAGACACAGAAGAAGGAACCGTCGCTCATGACCGAGTAGCTCTGTTCCTCGGCGATCGGTCCGCCTCCCGGAGGCGTCCGCAGGCCGACCTCGCCCTCGGGAAGCGTCTCCCAGAGAAACTTCTCCGGATCGCTTTCCGTATTCAGATTTGGGCTACAAAGCAACCATCCCTCGGAACTGGTGAAGAAACCCTCACCGAATCCCCCAACCTTGTGGATGGACACATAGACATTCCCGTCATGCAGAAACGGCTTCCCGACATTCCAGAAAAAGCGGATCCGGCCGCCATAGGCATTCTTTCGATCAATCTCTGTTTCCCGGACCGGAATCGGGAAACGCCGGACCGACCAACTCCGGCCATGATCGTCGCTGAATTTGAAGACAAAATAGCCCTGCGAATCAACTCTCCGGCAGACGCCTCCGGGATAAGGGGGATCGTCTGCGATCAATTCGCGAAGATTGTCCGTGTTGTGGTTGTAAAAGCAATAGACCCGTCCGGATGCGGCCTTGAAGAGGACCGCATAGGATGCTTCCGGACCGTCGGCCGGTTCCACGTCCACGCAGGGCTCCCAGGTCTTTCCCCGATCCATGCTCCGGCAGGTGACCACGTGCTGGCCGAGTTGACCTTCGGTCCCGGATCCCGTCGTGAAGACGCAGAGCCAGGCGCCGTCATCGGTTCGGATCAGATAGGGCTGGTCACTGTACCCCTCGGTCGGGAGGGTCAGACCGCGACTGACATGACGCGGGTCCGGAACCGGATGGAAGGGGCTGTTCTTGGCGAATCCAGTGCTCATTGGGCGTAACCAAGCCCTATCGAAGGCGGTAACCGGGTCAACGCCGATTCAATTCACCCGGATCAATCCCTGTTGACGGCCGCCGGTTTCCGCCTATCAACACCCTCCCTATGCCTGATTCTTCAGCTGGATTTCGCTCCAACCCTCGTCATCGTGTATTGACCGCGGTTCTCGTGTTGCTCGGTGCCGCCACCCTGGGCCAGGCCCAGGGCTCACAGGCGACCAAAGCGAGTGCCAACCGCTGGGGCACCAGCGAGTTCTACCTTGGAGGATCCTTCGTCGGCGGCGGGACCAACATACTCAAGCAGGATCCGGTCACCCTGGATTTCGACGACGATTGGAATTTCCTCGTCGGCGGCGGCTACAACCTGAACGACAACCTGTACATTGGCGGGGAGATGAACTTCGCCAATACCAGCTTCACCGGGACTGGTTATGATCCCGATACCGGTGAGGAGTCGCGACTCACCCAGAGGCTGAAGCAATGGGCCATCCTGATCGGCGGGGAATACAACCTTCTGACCGGCCCGGTTACACCTTACGTTTCCGCCGGTCTCGGCTTCACGTATATGGAGACCGACGTTCCCGGCGGCGACGCCGAGTTGATCTGTGTTCCCGGCTACTGGCAATGGTGGTGTTACTGGGCCTACCCGGTCTATTCGGATTGGTTCTTCACCTACTACGCAGGCGCCGGCCTCCGCTGGGATGTCAACGACCGCACCGTGGTGCGACTCTCCTACGAATCGAATTGGATCAACGTATCCGGATTGTCCTCCTCCCCCCGTCAGGATGTCTTCAGCCTGACCATCGGCGGCAAATTCTAGTCTCCTGTGGAAATGCGCAGCACCTGAAAGCCCGCGCCTCTCCCCTTCCTCTCACTTGAACCCCAGACCCATGCGCTTCGAGGGCAGGACCGCAGTCGTTACGGGCGGCGGGTCGGGCATCGGCGCGGCCATCGCCGAGCGACTGGCCGGCGAAGGGGCGAAGGTGCTGATCTGGGAGTTGAATCCACAAGGCGCCGAGTCGGTCGTTCAATCCATCTGCCAAGCCGGCGGTGTGGCCGAGGCCGTCGCTTGCGACGTTTCCAGGCTTGAGTCCGTTCAGAATGCAACCCGCCAGGCGGGCACGATCGACATCCTGGTCAACAATGCCGGGATCGCGCATATCGGCACCGCCGAATCGACCACGCCAGAGGACTTCGACCGGATCTTCTCGGTCAATGTCAAGGGGGTCTACCACTGCTTGCACGCCATCCTGCCCTCCATGCGGGCACGGGGCAAAGGGGTCATCCTCAATATGGCGTCCATCGCCAGCCGACTTGGAATCCAGGACCGATTTGCCTACTCCATGAGCAAAGGGGCGGTTCTCGCCATGACGCTCTCCGCGGCCAAGGACTACGTGAGCGCGGGCATCCGCTGCAATTGTCTCTGCCCGGCCCGGATTCACACCCCTTTCGTCGACGCCTACCTCAAGCAGCACTATCCGGATAACCGGGACGAAATGTTCACGCGCCTGTCCGCCTACCAGCCGGTCGGCCGGATGGGTGAGCCCGCCGAGGTCGCCGCCCTCGCCGCGTTCGTCTGCAGCGATGAAGCCGCCTTCATCACCGGTTCCGCCATCGACATCGACGGTGGAGTCATGAACCTGCGGTGACCCGCATGGTGCCACCGGGCCCAAATGAACCGGCAGGCGCAACAACCATGGGGATTCCCCGTGCCAATACCAGCTTGCTCAGGCGGCCAAACACAGGGATGATCATTTCCCATGACAGCCCCGCTCAGCCTTTCTCAGTTGGCGGCCTATGAACGCGACGGATTCATTCTCATCTCCGGTCTGATTCCCTCCCCCATCGTCCGGAAAGCCGAGTCAACTCTCTGGTCCAGCCTCGGGCTCGATCCGGGCGAGAGAACAGGCTGGCCTGTGGGCGCACAGTTCAGGCGTCAGACCCATCCCGATCTGCTGGCCTGCTACACCCCGACCCTGCTTGAAGCGGTTGCCCAACTGGCCGGGGAGGACCTCTCCGCCTTTCCCGCCCCGAGAGCGGTCACATCGATCGTGGGCTTTCCTCCGGTTGACCCTCCCGAGTGGACGTGGCCCCAGCCGCACATCGATCACGCGATCAAGGAAGAAGGCCACAGGACCTTTCCTCGCCCCTTCCGCGTCGCCTCCATGCTTTTCCTCAATGAAGTCGCGCCCCATGGCGGCGGCACCATTGTCTGGCCCGGATCCCACAAGAAGATTGAAGCCCTCGCCCTGAGCGACCGGGAACGTTACGCCACCATGTGGGCCCTCAATCTGGATCTCCACCGTCTGGCGCTGGCGAACCCTGTCGAGCTTCAACCCAGGCAGGGAGACATTCTCTTCTACCAGCACCTCTGTGCCCACGCCGGCAGTTCGAATATCACTTCCCGGCCGCGCGTCGCCTTCAACGCCAAATGGTGAGTGTCACCCGGCGGGAGGCTTTTTCCCGGACAGGCTGAAATGGAAAGTGAACAGACCGACATTCTGGTCGTGGGAGGCGGGGTCGGAGGGTGTGCCGCCGCCCTCGCAGCAGCTTCGGCCGGTCACTCGGTCATCATGACCGAGGAATGCGACTGGATCGGCGGGCAGTTTACTTCCCAAGCCGTTCCACCGGATGAACACGGCTGGATCGAGCACTTCGGTTCCACCGCGACTTACCGATCCTTGCGCCA
This sequence is a window from Opitutaceae bacterium. Protein-coding genes within it:
- a CDS encoding sialidase family protein, encoding MSTGFAKNSPFHPVPDPRHVSRGLTLPTEGYSDQPYLIRTDDGAWLCVFTTGSGTEGQLGQHVVTCRSMDRGKTWEPCVDVEPADGPEASYAVLFKAASGRVYCFYNHNTDNLRELIADDPPYPGGVCRRVDSQGYFVFKFSDDHGRSWSVRRFPIPVRETEIDRKNAYGGRIRFFWNVGKPFLHDGNVYVSIHKVGGFGEGFFTSSEGWLLCSPNLNTESDPEKFLWETLPEGEVGLRTPPGGGPIAEEQSYSVMSDGSFFCVYRSVDGHPVCATSRDRGRTWSEPAYMAYPDGRLMRHPRAANFAWKCANGKYLYWFHNHGGRWYDDRNPVWLCGGVERQTSDGLVIDWSQPEIVLYDDDPYVRMSYPDLLEEDGRFYLSETQKHLPRIHEVSRELVEGLWGQFEAPADCARGRVLDLSLDGGREHEVALPELPDFLGRDVSRPDHGTGDFRRGVSIGFQIRRPAADGTLVLLDSRAPDWRGIILRVDPKGGFGMLLSDGRTHASWKTEDGVLGQDVVHNVTIILDGGPKIISILVDGQLLDGGRERQFGWSRFSPHFRGVNGMPMARVGPAIQRLWIYDRAIRTSEAIGRHRWLAANAQ
- a CDS encoding outer membrane beta-barrel protein: MPDSSAGFRSNPRHRVLTAVLVLLGAATLGQAQGSQATKASANRWGTSEFYLGGSFVGGGTNILKQDPVTLDFDDDWNFLVGGGYNLNDNLYIGGEMNFANTSFTGTGYDPDTGEESRLTQRLKQWAILIGGEYNLLTGPVTPYVSAGLGFTYMETDVPGGDAELICVPGYWQWWCYWAYPVYSDWFFTYYAGAGLRWDVNDRTVVRLSYESNWINVSGLSSSPRQDVFSLTIGGKF
- a CDS encoding glucose 1-dehydrogenase — protein: MRFEGRTAVVTGGGSGIGAAIAERLAGEGAKVLIWELNPQGAESVVQSICQAGGVAEAVACDVSRLESVQNATRQAGTIDILVNNAGIAHIGTAESTTPEDFDRIFSVNVKGVYHCLHAILPSMRARGKGVILNMASIASRLGIQDRFAYSMSKGAVLAMTLSAAKDYVSAGIRCNCLCPARIHTPFVDAYLKQHYPDNRDEMFTRLSAYQPVGRMGEPAEVAALAAFVCSDEAAFITGSAIDIDGGVMNLR
- a CDS encoding phytanoyl-CoA dioxygenase family protein → MTAPLSLSQLAAYERDGFILISGLIPSPIVRKAESTLWSSLGLDPGERTGWPVGAQFRRQTHPDLLACYTPTLLEAVAQLAGEDLSAFPAPRAVTSIVGFPPVDPPEWTWPQPHIDHAIKEEGHRTFPRPFRVASMLFLNEVAPHGGGTIVWPGSHKKIEALALSDRERYATMWALNLDLHRLALANPVELQPRQGDILFYQHLCAHAGSSNITSRPRVAFNAKW